CACGTAACCACCCGCGGGAGAAGCCAGCCAGACCGCGGTGGCGGCCAGCTCGGCCGGATCGCCGGTGCGGCCCAGCACCACCCGCGGCATCTGCGAGTCCAGGTACCCGGGCTTGTACTCGTCGGTCATCTCCGAGAGGAAGAAGCCCGGCGCCAGGGCGTTGACGCGAATTCCCTTGCGCCCGCCCCACTGCTGGGCCAGGTCACGGGTCAGTCCGATGACGCCGGCCTTGGAGGCGGCGTACGCGGCCTGCGGCAGCTGCGCGGTGGTGATGCCGAGGATGCTGGAGATGTTGATGATCGAGCTCCCCGGACCCATCACCCGGCCACACGCCTGCGCCATCCAGTACGACCCGTTGAGGTTGATGTCGATGACCTTGCGGAACTCGTCGGGGGTCTCGCGGGTGGCCGGCACCGCGGTGCCCACGCCGGCGTTGTTGATCAGCACGTCGACCTTGCCGAACTTCTCCACGGCGGCGTCCACCAGCGCCTGGCACTGGTCGGGGTCGCCGACGTCGGTGGCCACCGCCAGCGCGCGCCGCCCGGTCTCCTCGACCAGGGCCGCGGTGTCGGCCATCTTCTCCACCCGCCGGGCGCCGAGCACCACGTCGGCGCCGGCCTCGGCGAAGGCCCGGGCGAAGGACACCCCCAGCCCGGACGAGGCGCCGGTGACGATGACGACCTTGTCGTCGAGCTTGAACGAATCGAGAACAGACATGGCGTGCTTACTCCTCATCGGGGCTCGTCGCGCCCCTGCGATCGGGGAACCCGGGGACGTGGGTCATGACGGGTTCCTCAGTACCTGACGTGCGATGGCGTACTTGTGCACCTCGGTCGGCCCGTCGTAGAGCCGGAAGGCGCGCATGTCGGAGAAGATCATCCCAACCGGGGTTTCGTCGGAGATACCCATGCCGCCGAGGATCTGCACGCAGCGGTCGGCGACCTTGAACAGCTCCTCGGAGACGTACGCCTTGACCATGGAACTCTCGTGGCGACCCTTGGCCCCGCCGTCGAGCGTCCAGCAGGCCCACCAGATGGCCAGGCGGCACTGCTGCAGCGCGATCTCGTTGTCGGCGATCATGAAGCTCACGCCCTGGTGCTCGCCGAGCGGCTTGCCGAAACCCGTTCGGGTGCGGGCATGTTCGATGGCGATGGCCTGGGCGCGGGAGGCGGCGCCGAGCCAGCGCATGCAGTGCGTCAGCCGCGCCGGAGCCAGTCGCAGCTGGGCGTAGCGCAGCGCCTGGCCGGGCTCGCCCAGCAGCGCCGACTTCGGCAGCCGCAGGTTGTCGAACACCACGACACCGTGG
This DNA window, taken from Mycolicibacterium sp. MU0050, encodes the following:
- a CDS encoding SDR family NAD(P)-dependent oxidoreductase; amino-acid sequence: MSVLDSFKLDDKVVIVTGASSGLGVSFARAFAEAGADVVLGARRVEKMADTAALVEETGRRALAVATDVGDPDQCQALVDAAVEKFGKVDVLINNAGVGTAVPATRETPDEFRKVIDINLNGSYWMAQACGRVMGPGSSIINISSILGITTAQLPQAAYAASKAGVIGLTRDLAQQWGGRKGIRVNALAPGFFLSEMTDEYKPGYLDSQMPRVVLGRTGDPAELAATAVWLASPAGGYVVGQTIAVDGGITIA